The Poseidonibacter antarcticus DNA window TTTAATTTCTATGTTCTAAATATTTCTTTATTCTTTTCTTTTATCATAATCTATATTATTTTTAATGATTTTTAGTTTATTTATACTCTTGACAAATATATTTTATTGGATTTTTTTGCATAAAAAAAGGTCAATCTTTCGATTAACCTTCTTTTTTATTTCTATTTATTAGATTGATTCTAATATTTCAATATAGAATAATATCTCATGGTTATTTAAATGGTTTATCTTCAATAAAATTTGAAGATAAATAGAAATATTATAGGCTACTTAATTTTAGTTAATATATAAAGCTATTTTTTAAGCATCCAATAATAATTTATCATCATCTAATTCTTCACCATCTTTACGAGCAAGTGCGAATAAATTAAGTAAATCTTTTACTTCATATTGCGATCGTTCCTTCCCGGCTAAATCAAAAATGATTTTACCTTCATGTAACATGATTGTACGTGATCCATGATCTAGTGCTTGACGCATTGAGTGAGTTACCATCATTACAGTTAATGATTTTTCTTTAATAATTTGTGAAGAAATGTCCATAATAAGCGCAGCTGTCTTAGGGTCTAATGCTGCTGTATGTTCATCTAATAACAAAATACTACTTGGTTGTAATGCAGACATTAATAAACTAACAGACTGACGTTGTCCACCAGATAATAATCCCATTTCAGAATCTAATCGATCTTCTAAACCAAGATTAAGTCTACTTAACTGTTCTCTAAATATTTTACGTAATTTATTATTTAATGCAAAAGATAAAGAACCACGATTACCCCGACCATATGCAAGTGCCATATTTTCTTCTACTGTTAAATTACCGCAAGTTCCTGCAAGTGGATCTTGAAATACACGTGCTATATCTTTAGTACGAGCTGTCGCAGGTAAATTTGTAACATCTCTATCATCAAATAAGATACTACCATGAGTTGATTCAATATCTCCAGCAATTGTATTAAGAAGTGTTGACTTCCCTGCACCATTAGAACCAATAACTGTAACAAATTCACTAGTTGGAATAGTTAAATCTATTCCTCTTAAAGCCAGTTTTTCAGTTGGTAAACCATGATTAAACGTAACATGTAAATTTTTACAACAGATCATTTTAT harbors:
- a CDS encoding ABC transporter ATP-binding protein, with the protein product MICCKNLHVTFNHGLPTEKLALRGIDLTIPTSEFVTVIGSNGAGKSTLLNTIAGDIESTHGSILFDDRDVTNLPATARTKDIARVFQDPLAGTCGNLTVEENMALAYGRGNRGSLSFALNNKLRKIFREQLSRLNLGLEDRLDSEMGLLSGGQRQSVSLLMSALQPSSILLLDEHTAALDPKTAALIMDISSQIIKEKSLTVMMVTHSMRQALDHGSRTIMLHEGKIIFDLAGKERSQYEVKDLLNLFALARKDGEELDDDKLLLDA